A region from the Flavobacteriales bacterium genome encodes:
- a CDS encoding homocysteine S-methyltransferase family protein — protein sequence MKTLERIAQQRILVLDGAMGTMIQKLGLTEADFHPKGMEDHKILLKGNNELLSLSRPEAIRTIHEQYLEAGADIVETNTFSATSIAQAEHECSHLAREMNLASVRLAKAACAKYTAMDPSKPRFVAGAIGPMNKTASLSPDVNDPGFRAVTFDQLVAAYKEQVEALLDGGVDILLVETIFDTLNAKAAFYAIDEVFEARNTRVPLMCSVTITDASGRTLSGQTIEAFLISIAHVPLFCMGLNCALGAAQMRPYLEVIAEQSPCRVSIYPNAGLPDQMGEYRETPEVTARLVGEFMANGWVNVVGGCCGTTPEHIAALAKEAAKHEPRATPVLV from the coding sequence ATGAAGACTCTCGAACGCATCGCCCAACAGCGCATCCTCGTCCTCGACGGGGCCATGGGCACCATGATCCAGAAGCTCGGCCTCACCGAGGCGGACTTCCATCCGAAAGGCATGGAGGACCACAAGATCCTGCTCAAGGGCAACAACGAACTGCTCTCGCTCTCGCGTCCCGAGGCCATCCGCACCATCCACGAACAATACTTGGAGGCCGGCGCCGACATCGTGGAGACCAACACCTTCTCCGCCACCAGCATCGCGCAAGCGGAACATGAATGCAGCCACCTCGCGCGCGAGATGAACCTCGCCTCCGTGCGACTGGCCAAGGCGGCCTGCGCGAAGTACACCGCGATGGATCCGAGCAAACCGCGTTTCGTGGCCGGAGCCATCGGGCCCATGAACAAGACCGCATCGCTCAGTCCCGATGTGAACGATCCTGGCTTCCGCGCCGTCACCTTCGATCAACTCGTGGCCGCCTACAAAGAACAAGTGGAAGCCCTGCTCGACGGCGGCGTGGACATCCTCCTGGTGGAGACCATCTTCGACACGCTCAACGCCAAGGCCGCCTTCTACGCCATCGACGAGGTCTTTGAGGCGCGCAACACCAGAGTGCCGCTCATGTGCAGCGTCACCATCACCGATGCCAGCGGGCGCACCCTTAGCGGCCAGACCATCGAGGCCTTCCTCATCAGCATCGCACACGTTCCTCTTTTTTGCATGGGCCTCAACTGCGCGCTGGGCGCGGCCCAGATGCGGCCCTACCTGGAGGTGATCGCCGAGCAGAGCCCCTGCCGCGTGAGCATCTATCCCAACGCCGGCCTGCCCGACCAGATGGGCGAGTACCGCGAAACGCCCGAGGTCACCGCCCGGCTCGTGGGGGAATTCATGGCCAACGGCTGGGTGAACGTGGTGGGCGGGTGTTGTGGAACCACGCCGGAGCATATCGCAGCGCTGGCGAAGGAGGCGGCGAAGCACGAACCGCGCGCAACACCAGTGCTGGTATGA
- the metH gene encoding methionine synthase, with the protein MSIPTYSGLEPLRIFPGSNFVNIGERTNVTGSAAFRKLIKNGQYDEAVSVARQQVENGAQVIDVNLDEGMIDGVEAMRKFLNLIAAEPDIARVPVMVDSSKFSVIEAGLKCLQGKGIANSISLKEGEAEFLRQAKIIRRLGAATVVMCFDEQGQADNFERRIAIARRSYDLLTKKAGFAPHDIIIDANILTVATGMAEHDRYAIDFIEAVRWIKQNLPGALTSGGVSNVSFSFRGNEPVREAIHTAFLYHAIKAGLDMGIVNAGQIGVYDDIPKDLLEHVEDVLLARRPDATERMVAFAEQFKGAPSAEAVAAQAAWREGSVEERLKHALVHGVTEFIEQDTEEARVKYVDPVLVIESPLMAGMSVVGDLFGSGKMFLPQVVKSARVMKRAVAYLEPFLQEKKNAASPPAPLPRRGEELTTPETLGTRQEGAKKVLLATVKGDVHDIGKNIVGVILACNGWQVIDLGVMVQSATILKTAREMKVDIIGLSGLITPSLDEMVHVAKEMEREGFETPLLIGGATTSRVHTAVKIAPHYSKPVVHVIDASRSVPVVSNLLSDNERARFELEVKDEYAKVRSQYEGNQREKEYVPLAEAREKKFAIDWQAEPPVAPKSTGIFCYRNYPLAELVPYIDWTPFFMAWELAGKFPRILEDEVVGKQATQLYADAQKMLDRIVKEQWIQAHGVSGIWPANRPTESPTGFQPVDPPTTGGTPVAPSAHDDIELYADAARTKVIGRFHTLRQQSKKAPGVPYIALADFIAPAGTPDFIGGFAVSAGHGVDERVKRFEAAQDDYSAILLKALADRLAEAFAEKLHEIVREELWGYEASPFTNEQLIKEEYQGIRPAPGYPACPDHTEKPELFRLLDATKHTGITLTESLAMSPAAAVSGFYFAHPQSKYFGVGRISRDQVLDLSRRKALTIAEVERWLGSNLAYETGSPQ; encoded by the coding sequence ATGAGCATCCCCACCTACTCCGGCCTCGAGCCCCTCCGCATCTTCCCCGGCAGCAACTTCGTCAATATCGGCGAGCGCACGAACGTCACGGGCAGTGCGGCCTTCCGCAAGCTGATCAAGAACGGCCAGTACGACGAGGCCGTGAGCGTGGCCCGCCAGCAGGTGGAGAACGGCGCGCAGGTGATCGACGTGAACCTCGATGAGGGCATGATCGATGGCGTGGAGGCCATGCGCAAGTTCCTCAACCTCATCGCCGCCGAGCCCGACATCGCGCGCGTACCGGTGATGGTGGACAGCAGCAAGTTCAGCGTGATCGAGGCGGGTCTGAAGTGCCTGCAGGGCAAGGGCATCGCCAACAGCATCAGCCTGAAGGAAGGCGAGGCCGAGTTCCTGCGGCAGGCGAAGATCATCCGCCGTCTCGGCGCCGCCACCGTGGTGATGTGCTTCGACGAGCAAGGTCAGGCCGACAATTTTGAGCGCCGCATCGCCATTGCGCGACGGAGCTATGATCTGCTGACCAAGAAGGCCGGTTTCGCGCCGCACGACATCATCATCGACGCGAACATCCTCACCGTGGCCACCGGCATGGCCGAGCACGATCGCTATGCCATCGACTTCATCGAGGCCGTGCGCTGGATCAAGCAGAACCTGCCCGGTGCGCTCACCAGCGGCGGCGTGAGCAACGTGAGCTTCAGCTTCCGCGGCAACGAGCCCGTGCGCGAGGCCATCCACACCGCCTTCCTCTACCACGCCATCAAGGCCGGGCTCGACATGGGCATCGTCAACGCCGGGCAGATCGGTGTGTACGACGACATCCCGAAAGATCTCTTGGAGCACGTGGAGGATGTGCTGCTGGCGCGTCGCCCCGATGCCACCGAGCGCATGGTGGCCTTCGCCGAGCAGTTCAAGGGCGCGCCTTCCGCAGAGGCCGTGGCCGCGCAGGCCGCCTGGCGTGAAGGATCCGTGGAGGAACGCCTGAAGCACGCCCTGGTGCATGGCGTCACCGAGTTCATCGAGCAGGACACCGAAGAAGCCCGGGTGAAATACGTGGACCCCGTGCTCGTGATCGAAAGCCCGCTGATGGCCGGCATGAGCGTGGTGGGCGATCTCTTCGGAAGTGGTAAGATGTTCCTGCCCCAGGTGGTGAAGAGCGCCCGCGTGATGAAGCGCGCCGTGGCCTACCTCGAACCCTTCCTGCAGGAGAAGAAAAATGCGGCCTCACCCCCTGCCCCTCTCCCAAGGAGAGGGGAGGAGCTCACCACGCCAGAAACATTGGGAACAAGGCAAGAGGGCGCGAAGAAGGTGCTGCTCGCCACCGTGAAGGGCGACGTACACGACATCGGCAAGAACATCGTGGGTGTGATCCTCGCCTGTAACGGCTGGCAGGTGATCGACCTGGGCGTGATGGTGCAGAGCGCCACCATCCTGAAGACCGCCCGCGAGATGAAGGTGGACATCATCGGCCTCAGCGGATTGATCACGCCTTCACTCGACGAAATGGTGCACGTGGCCAAGGAGATGGAGCGCGAAGGTTTTGAGACCCCGCTCTTGATCGGAGGGGCCACCACCAGTCGTGTACACACCGCCGTGAAGATCGCGCCGCACTACAGCAAGCCCGTGGTGCATGTGATAGACGCCAGCCGCAGTGTACCCGTGGTAAGCAACTTGCTCAGCGACAACGAACGCGCGCGTTTCGAATTGGAGGTGAAGGACGAGTACGCCAAGGTGCGCTCGCAATACGAAGGCAATCAGCGCGAGAAGGAGTATGTGCCGCTGGCCGAAGCACGCGAAAAGAAGTTCGCGATCGACTGGCAGGCCGAGCCGCCCGTGGCACCGAAGAGCACCGGCATTTTCTGCTACCGCAACTACCCGCTGGCCGAGTTGGTGCCCTACATCGACTGGACGCCCTTCTTCATGGCATGGGAGCTGGCCGGCAAGTTCCCGCGCATCCTGGAGGACGAGGTGGTGGGCAAGCAGGCCACGCAGCTCTATGCCGATGCGCAGAAAATGCTCGACCGCATCGTCAAGGAGCAATGGATCCAGGCGCACGGTGTCTCAGGCATCTGGCCGGCGAATCGTCCAACAGAGAGTCCAACAGGCTTCCAGCCTGTTGATCCGCCAACAACAGGTGGGACGCCTGTTGCACCTTCAGCTCACGACGACATCGAACTGTACGCCGATGCCGCACGCACCAAGGTCATCGGCCGCTTCCACACACTGCGCCAGCAAAGCAAGAAGGCACCCGGCGTTCCCTACATCGCCCTCGCAGACTTCATCGCCCCGGCCGGCACTCCCGACTTCATCGGCGGCTTCGCGGTAAGTGCAGGCCATGGTGTGGATGAACGCGTGAAACGCTTCGAAGCGGCACAGGATGATTACAGCGCCATCCTCCTGAAGGCCCTTGCTGATCGTCTCGCCGAGGCCTTCGCGGAAAAGCTGCACGAGATCGTCCGCGAGGAATTGTGGGGCTACGAGGCTTCACCCTTCACCAACGAGCAATTGATCAAAGAGGAGTACCAGGGCATCCGTCCGGCGCCAGGTTACCCCGCATGCCCCGACCACACCGAGAAGCCCGAGCTCTTCCGCCTGCTCGACGCCACGAAGCACACGGGCATCACCCTCACCGAGAGTTTGGCCATGAGCCCGGCGGCGGCGGTCAGCGGCTTCTACTTCGCCCACCCGCAGAGCAAGTATTTCGGGGTAGGCCGGATAAGTCGCGACCAGGTGCTGGACTTGTCACGGCGAAAGGCCCTTACCATTGCGGAAGTTGAGCGCTGGCTGGGGAGCAATCTGGCGTACGAAACCGGAAGCCCGCAGTGA
- the tsaB gene encoding tRNA (adenosine(37)-N6)-threonylcarbamoyltransferase complex dimerization subunit type 1 TsaB — MALILCLETATHLCSVALCRDGAVIASRDLLSTGYTHAEKLNVFVDEVMKEAGVAMPELDAVAVGIGPGSFTGLRIGLSAAKGLCYPLGIPIMGIGTLDTLCEAARLKAGLDGMRLWPMVDARRMEVFTRTPEGDGVAAVVLSEEWMAALDKSRKHAMFGEGADKAGALFAGAAHAHHLKDVVPVAGAMGGLAETRFRERVFDDLAYLTPLYGKEAGVTMTKKG; from the coding sequence ATGGCGCTCATCCTCTGCCTGGAGACCGCAACGCATTTGTGCAGTGTAGCACTGTGCCGCGATGGAGCGGTCATCGCTTCGCGCGATCTCCTGAGCACGGGCTACACGCATGCCGAGAAGCTGAACGTCTTCGTTGACGAAGTGATGAAGGAGGCCGGTGTTGCCATGCCTGAACTGGATGCGGTGGCCGTGGGCATAGGTCCGGGCTCGTTCACCGGCCTGCGCATCGGGTTGAGCGCAGCCAAGGGGCTCTGCTATCCGCTCGGAATACCCATCATGGGGATCGGCACGCTTGATACATTGTGCGAAGCTGCGCGGCTGAAGGCCGGTCTGGACGGCATGCGGCTCTGGCCCATGGTGGATGCGCGCCGCATGGAGGTCTTCACCCGGACACCGGAAGGCGACGGGGTAGCCGCTGTGGTGCTATCAGAAGAGTGGATGGCTGCTTTGGACAAGTCGCGGAAACACGCCATGTTCGGTGAAGGCGCAGACAAAGCAGGCGCCTTGTTCGCAGGTGCTGCACATGCGCACCACCTGAAGGATGTGGTGCCGGTGGCAGGTGCAATGGGAGGCTTGGCCGAAACGCGTTTCCGGGAAAGGGTGTTCGATGACCTGGCTTACCTCACTCCACTGTACGGCAAGGAGGCCGGGGTGACGATGACCAAGAAGGGCTGA
- a CDS encoding GxxExxY protein, translating to MTHNEVSSLVIKAAIAVHRALGPGLLESVYQVCLLAELKSMGLRVEEQVAVPIVYRGERLANDLRIDLLVEDRVIVEIKAVEELHPIHTAQLLTYLKLTNKKLGLLINFNTTKLIEGLERVMNGYLDEGE from the coding sequence ATGACGCATAACGAAGTATCGAGCCTTGTCATCAAGGCGGCCATCGCCGTGCATCGCGCTTTGGGGCCGGGTCTCCTTGAAAGCGTTTATCAGGTCTGCTTGTTGGCCGAACTGAAGAGTATGGGACTGCGTGTAGAGGAGCAGGTCGCCGTGCCCATTGTCTATCGCGGGGAGCGGTTGGCGAATGACTTGCGCATCGATCTACTGGTTGAAGACCGGGTCATCGTCGAGATCAAGGCTGTTGAAGAGCTTCATCCCATCCATACTGCGCAGTTACTGACCTACTTGAAGCTGACCAACAAGAAGCTTGGTTTGCTCATCAACTTCAATACGACCAAGCTCATAGAAGGGCTTGAGCGTGTCATGAACGGATATCTGGATGAAGGAGAATAG
- a CDS encoding OmpA family protein: MQLPRSAFLLALVLVGTLRLSAQRLTQDNGDCTGALPIADSVYVQDQAVRGFGNVLEIKENPSEDKQWFEREHHTTWYKFRAPVTTILTFDIIPKNIEDDIDFLVFEGAIPGICDKIQQKQVAPIRANISRNDKSNSSICGLRKDATDDFVRSGVGSSFSRAIEVKEGDLYYLVVDYQDRPLDGYTIRFHYDPPPPPPAPEKPEVPQQKLVINVTDAKSGKPVNGTLTIDGMVFDKVVEAKGQSSYTYTMDQYRALKIGCVQKGYMFYNTKVKGSTDSVVTVDIKLDPIQPGAHVVLADIRFVGNDVQVMKNSQGSLLQLLRFMEQNPGTRIEVGGHVNGPTYKNTKEFIELSTGRAKTVYDFLMVNDVDPARISYKGYGNSEMLFPEPKSKEQSEANRRVEVKVL, translated from the coding sequence ATGCAGCTCCCCCGCTCGGCATTCCTTCTTGCGTTGGTTCTCGTAGGCACCCTGCGGCTGTCAGCGCAGCGCCTGACGCAGGACAACGGTGACTGCACCGGTGCGTTGCCCATAGCGGACAGCGTGTACGTGCAGGACCAGGCGGTGCGCGGTTTCGGGAACGTGCTTGAGATCAAGGAGAACCCCAGCGAGGACAAACAGTGGTTCGAGCGTGAGCACCACACCACATGGTACAAGTTCCGTGCGCCCGTCACCACCATCCTCACGTTCGACATCATCCCGAAGAACATCGAGGACGACATCGACTTCCTGGTCTTCGAGGGCGCCATCCCGGGCATTTGCGACAAGATCCAGCAGAAGCAGGTAGCGCCGATCCGCGCCAACATCAGCCGCAACGACAAGAGCAACAGCAGCATCTGCGGCTTGCGCAAGGATGCTACGGATGATTTCGTGCGTTCAGGGGTGGGCTCGTCGTTCAGCCGTGCCATCGAGGTGAAGGAGGGCGACTTGTACTACCTCGTGGTGGACTACCAGGATCGCCCGCTGGACGGCTACACGATCAGGTTCCACTATGATCCGCCGCCGCCACCGCCTGCGCCCGAGAAACCTGAAGTGCCACAGCAGAAACTCGTCATCAACGTCACCGATGCGAAGTCGGGCAAACCAGTGAACGGCACCCTCACCATCGATGGGATGGTCTTCGACAAGGTGGTGGAAGCGAAGGGCCAGAGCTCCTACACGTACACCATGGACCAGTACCGTGCACTGAAGATCGGCTGCGTGCAGAAGGGGTACATGTTCTACAACACCAAGGTGAAAGGCAGCACCGATAGCGTGGTGACCGTTGATATCAAACTGGACCCCATCCAGCCGGGCGCGCACGTGGTGCTCGCGGACATCCGCTTCGTGGGCAATGATGTGCAGGTGATGAAGAACAGCCAGGGCAGCCTCCTGCAACTGCTGCGCTTCATGGAGCAGAACCCCGGTACGCGCATCGAAGTGGGAGGCCATGTGAACGGACCCACCTACAAGAACACCAAGGAGTTCATTGAGCTGAGCACGGGGAGGGCCAAGACCGTTTACGATTTCCTCATGGTCAACGACGTCGATCCAGCGCGGATCTCCTACAAGGGCTATGGCAACAGCGAAATGCTGTTCCCCGAACCCAAGAGCAAGGAGCAGAGCGAGGCCAACCGGCGTGTGGAGGTCAAGGTGCTGTGA
- a CDS encoding thioredoxin domain-containing protein gives MQHDHTNRLVHETSPYLLQHAHNPVDWWPWSAEAFDSAKAQNKLVLVSIGYSSCHWCHVMERESFENDSIAQLMNEKFICIKVDREERPDVDQVYMTAVQLMTGRGGWPLNCFALPDGRPVYGGTYFAPAQWKQVLNDLHATWQMQPDRVMAQAEQLRAGVAESDLVTLNTAPPLFTKDFLARYVSVWDSTFDHIEGGPDRAPKFPMPNNYRFLLRQAFLTNDKALKDHVALTLDKMAMGGIYDQAGGGWARYSTDVLWKVPHFEKMLYDNAQLISLYSQGYQAFKDQQYEDAVRSTIDWLKREMTSEEGAFYSALDADSEGEEGKFYVWKEDEMKSVLGNDFALAKDYYNIGGAALWEHGNNILLRRTEDEAFAKQKGISVGELRTSVARINAALLAAREKRVRPGLDDKTLVSWNAMMVTGLCDAYEVFGEEAWLRMAEKNMALVLGKCKRDDGGLMHSYKAGKASINGFLEDYAFTAEALCALYSVTFNERYLEEAKALTNYAIAHFHDKPSGMFHFTSDLDAALIARKMETADNVIPASNSTMANVLFTLGHLYDDQGWIGMSTTMLNNMQDNMQGYPSGYSNWAQLMLAHVHPWHEIAITGPDALKLRKGFAPHYIPNRFFMGGARPSKLPLLEDKLLEGTTVFVCQEKVCQMPVSTVDDALKQLK, from the coding sequence ATGCAACACGACCACACCAATCGCCTGGTGCACGAGACCAGTCCCTACCTCCTGCAGCATGCGCACAACCCGGTGGACTGGTGGCCCTGGAGCGCTGAAGCGTTCGACAGTGCGAAGGCCCAGAACAAGCTGGTGCTGGTGAGCATCGGCTACAGTAGCTGCCATTGGTGCCATGTGATGGAGCGCGAGAGCTTCGAGAACGACAGCATTGCGCAACTGATGAACGAGAAGTTCATCTGCATCAAGGTTGACCGCGAGGAGCGGCCCGATGTGGACCAGGTGTACATGACCGCCGTGCAGCTCATGACCGGCCGTGGTGGTTGGCCGCTCAACTGCTTTGCACTACCGGACGGTCGGCCGGTGTACGGCGGCACCTACTTCGCCCCCGCGCAATGGAAACAAGTGCTGAACGACCTTCATGCCACCTGGCAGATGCAACCCGACCGTGTGATGGCACAAGCCGAACAGCTGCGGGCCGGTGTGGCAGAGAGCGACCTGGTGACACTGAACACGGCACCACCGCTTTTCACCAAGGACTTCCTGGCCCGTTACGTGAGCGTTTGGGACAGCACCTTCGACCACATCGAGGGCGGGCCCGATCGCGCACCGAAATTCCCGATGCCGAACAATTACCGCTTCCTGCTGCGGCAAGCGTTCCTCACCAACGACAAGGCGCTGAAGGACCACGTAGCCCTCACTTTGGACAAGATGGCCATGGGCGGCATCTACGATCAAGCAGGTGGTGGTTGGGCGCGTTACAGCACCGATGTGCTTTGGAAAGTCCCGCACTTCGAGAAGATGCTGTACGATAACGCACAGCTGATCTCGCTTTACAGCCAGGGTTACCAAGCCTTCAAGGATCAGCAGTACGAGGATGCGGTGCGTAGTACGATCGATTGGCTGAAGCGCGAGATGACGAGCGAAGAAGGTGCCTTTTACAGCGCGCTCGATGCGGACAGCGAAGGCGAAGAGGGCAAGTTCTACGTCTGGAAGGAGGATGAGATGAAATCCGTTCTCGGTAACGACTTCGCGCTGGCGAAGGACTACTACAACATCGGTGGTGCAGCGCTGTGGGAGCATGGGAACAACATCCTGCTGCGACGCACCGAAGACGAAGCGTTCGCCAAGCAGAAGGGGATCTCCGTTGGGGAACTGCGGACCTCGGTGGCACGCATCAATGCGGCCCTCTTGGCCGCTCGTGAGAAACGCGTACGGCCAGGACTGGACGACAAAACCCTGGTGAGCTGGAACGCAATGATGGTGACCGGCCTGTGCGATGCCTACGAAGTGTTCGGTGAGGAAGCATGGCTGCGGATGGCCGAAAAGAACATGGCGCTCGTCCTCGGCAAGTGCAAGCGGGACGACGGTGGCCTGATGCACTCCTACAAGGCGGGGAAAGCATCCATCAACGGTTTTCTGGAGGACTACGCCTTCACCGCAGAAGCCCTGTGCGCATTGTACTCCGTCACCTTCAACGAGCGTTACCTGGAGGAGGCCAAGGCACTGACCAACTATGCCATCGCCCACTTCCACGACAAGCCGAGCGGCATGTTCCACTTCACCAGCGACCTCGACGCGGCGCTCATCGCCCGCAAGATGGAGACCGCCGACAATGTGATCCCGGCGAGCAACAGCACCATGGCCAACGTGCTCTTCACGTTGGGGCACTTGTACGATGACCAAGGATGGATCGGCATGAGCACCACCATGCTGAACAACATGCAGGACAACATGCAAGGCTACCCGAGCGGCTACAGCAATTGGGCGCAGCTCATGCTGGCCCATGTTCATCCGTGGCACGAGATCGCCATCACCGGCCCCGATGCGCTGAAGCTCCGCAAGGGTTTTGCACCGCACTACATCCCCAACCGTTTCTTCATGGGCGGGGCGCGACCGAGCAAGTTGCCGCTGCTCGAAGACAAATTGCTGGAAGGCACCACCGTTTTCGTGTGCCAGGAGAAAGTCTGCCAGATGCCGGTGAGCACGGTTGATGATGCGCTCAAGCAGTTGAAGTGA
- a CDS encoding TolC family protein yields MRFSIVLSLLVPCLATAQQAWTLDQCVRRAEEKNLNVRNAALDAELADQAKRQSAYNLLPNLNAFGTHGYNWGKAIDRFTNTFATDRVRTNNFYLSSQVSLFEGFSKQNQLGQARIDAESSAKGLEDRRNDVRLSTVQAFIDVLSLRERIAATGKQVANISEQITITQALVDGGRLARSEVLDQRSQLAQQEYNLVDLRNQHDRRILDLMQQLQLSPEEQRGFDIVSPAISAMAISEPAQDPQDVLRAVLAANPGYQQRELQATSAEKGVSISRAGMMPSLRLEGAMGTGYSGRNLEAVGEPVLGTPQLIGFTQGGEEVYTPTFSQETRTRAFGSQLDDNLNESVTLSLAIPLFNNQSNRIAVSQARIRHEQAKNAVEAERQSLEREVQQAITAQRGAYRQYEAAQRSLEAANESFRLAQERFTAGAATSLDLNTARTNVDRATADTITAKYTYVMAAKYLEILQGLPLSF; encoded by the coding sequence ATGCGCTTTTCCATCGTGCTCTCACTGCTGGTGCCATGCCTCGCTACGGCACAGCAAGCCTGGACCCTCGACCAATGCGTTCGCCGCGCGGAGGAGAAGAACCTCAACGTGCGCAACGCTGCGCTGGACGCCGAACTGGCCGACCAAGCCAAGCGCCAGTCAGCCTACAACTTGTTGCCCAACCTGAACGCATTCGGCACGCACGGCTACAACTGGGGCAAGGCCATCGACCGGTTCACGAACACCTTCGCCACGGACAGGGTGCGCACCAACAACTTCTACCTCAGCAGCCAGGTGTCACTTTTCGAAGGCTTCAGCAAGCAGAACCAACTGGGCCAGGCGAGGATCGACGCTGAGAGCAGCGCGAAGGGTTTGGAAGACCGGCGCAATGATGTCCGACTTTCAACGGTGCAGGCCTTCATCGATGTGCTGAGCTTGCGCGAGCGCATAGCAGCCACCGGGAAGCAAGTGGCGAACATCAGCGAACAGATCACCATCACACAAGCGCTTGTGGACGGCGGTCGGCTTGCACGAAGCGAGGTGCTCGACCAGCGCAGCCAACTGGCACAGCAGGAGTACAACCTCGTTGATCTGCGCAACCAGCACGATCGCCGCATCCTCGACCTGATGCAGCAGCTCCAGCTTTCGCCGGAAGAGCAGCGCGGCTTCGACATCGTATCGCCTGCGATCAGCGCCATGGCCATCAGCGAGCCAGCGCAGGACCCACAGGACGTGCTGCGCGCCGTACTTGCCGCCAATCCCGGCTATCAACAGCGGGAATTGCAGGCGACCAGTGCGGAGAAGGGCGTGTCCATTTCGCGGGCCGGCATGATGCCTTCGTTGCGCCTGGAAGGTGCGATGGGCACCGGTTATAGCGGCCGCAACCTGGAGGCCGTCGGCGAACCTGTTCTTGGCACCCCGCAATTGATCGGGTTCACCCAAGGTGGTGAGGAGGTGTACACGCCCACGTTCAGCCAGGAAACGCGCACCCGCGCTTTCGGATCCCAGTTGGACGATAACCTCAACGAATCGGTGACGTTGAGCCTGGCCATCCCGCTCTTCAACAACCAGAGCAACCGGATCGCGGTGAGCCAGGCACGCATCCGCCACGAGCAGGCGAAGAACGCCGTGGAGGCCGAGCGCCAATCGTTGGAGCGCGAAGTGCAGCAGGCCATCACCGCGCAACGCGGGGCCTATCGCCAGTACGAAGCGGCCCAACGCTCGCTGGAAGCCGCCAACGAGTCGTTCCGGCTTGCGCAGGAGCGTTTCACTGCGGGCGCGGCCACCAGCTTGGACCTCAACACCGCACGCACCAACGTGGACCGTGCCACGGCCGACACCATCACGGCGAAGTACACCTATGTGATGGCGGCCAAGTACCTGGAGATCCTGCAAGGACTGCCGTTGAGCTTCTGA